ATTCAGTTCTTGGAACTTTCATTTCCATGATCATTGCTGAGTCATGAAAACTGCACTTAGTTTCTAATTACAATGATATTTGCTTGTTATgtcttttttggatttgatatgCAATAACTTTGCTTCTATTGCATTAGATATGACATCTTAGTCCAAATTGAAAAAGCAGTCACTTTAATGTGATTTAGCCATAAAGTTGATTGATGTATAAAGATTCAATCACATCACCTTTTGAGAAGTAAACTATGAATATCCATCTGCGTAGaggaaaattttgatttttctgtttttcattatttagCATAAACACCGTTTACTATATGGCGCCTTTTGCCACCATGATTCTCGGGATACCAGCGTTATTACTGGAAGGCAGTGGAATTTTGAGCTGGTTTGAAGCACACCCTGCTCCCTGGTCAGCCCTCATCATTATACTCAGTTCTGGTGTTCTAGCCTTCTGTCTcaacttctccatcttctaTGTCATTCACTCCACAACTGCAGTCACATTCAACGTGGCTGGAAACCTTAAGGTAACTAAGACAACCCTAAACCCGTTACTAAATTTTTCTTTCGGATTGCTCTGGATGGTCCAAACCAACAAAAGGATAAGCACTATTAATTCATTATACTGGCATTACTAAGTTCTTATCAATTTACCTATCTTACCATGgtaaaagaaatagaaagcCTGTCAGCTAGAGTTTCTTCGCATCTACGTCTTAAGCGTACTTCATATTCCATTATACGTCTTATTCGTAGTGGTCAGGGCATGACTGTATCCATATAAGTTTGTTTTAAACAAGTTAATCACCACTAGAATATCAAATTTTCGAGGCACATTGCTATGGTTTTTGTCATCACCAActtgtgatttgtttgttgCCTTGGACACTCACTCTCATGTTTGTAATATGATTTGCAGGTTGCAGTGGCTGTAATGGTCTCATGGTTGATATTCCGTAACCCAATATCATATATGAATGCTGTTGGATGCGGAATTACGCTTGTGGGCTGCACGTTTTATGGATATGTGAGGCATATGCTTTCACAGCAAACACCGGGAACTCCTAGGACTCCTCGTACCCCAAGAAGCAAGATGGAATTACTTCCACTTGTTAATAATGATAAACTCGAAGGCAAAGTCtgatcttcttcattccgcagCTCAGTTTAGTACTCACTGGTTCAGGGTGCTGCAGAAGAGAAGCATTGACACAAGGGGTGTTGAATTTTTACTAAATATGCATTTTACTCAAAAACCTTAGTAGAGAaaagttacatttttttttttcgttttgattTGAGCTCGTAGAAGAGATAATGGTTCCTACTACTATTTATATTTCTGTGAAGTGTagaatcttttaatttatcaaatacaTTTTCTGAAACCCGAAGGAGAGAACTACTACAtttattgcttcttcttttttgaaatttctgtgTATATTCATTACTACTATGTCATGCTCTACATAGGAAGGGTCGAGAGAATCATCTCGGCTAAGTTAACGTTGAGCGAACaagtttaaaataaagacTCTTCTTGAAGTGTGGAGCAGTTCTGATTTCTATACAACTGAAAACTGCTTTATTATTCATTTCTATTGTATGTGCTGTGTTGGCCCAATAATGCAATATCTTCGGAGGATAGTTCCATTGACAGGTAATGTCGAGCTTCTCTTGGCCTGaatcaagaaaaaatggaGATTAGGAGAGAAATCAATCATACTCAGAAACTATGGTGAACCAACTGGTACTGACCTTCGCCGTCTGCCTTTCTCCAAGGCTCCGGATAAGTTAGAGGGATCTGCTCTTGAAATCTGCCCTATGAATGAAGCATATTCATGGAAAGCTCTTCCTTTCAATGATCTCAGAGGGACTACTGACTCTAAGACACCGGAAAGCCGTGTCATTCGCCTACTGCATgcggaaaaaaacaaaaagcaactCCGGTaatgagaaagagaacaacggaaaattttggaagaaaagTGAGCCAGCAAGAAATTTGCATTGCAACCGATGGACCCATTGGAAATGATATTCTCATCATACATctgaagaaaattatttaccATTTTAGTAAGTCTTCAAGTATATCTGGTTTCATATCCAAGCAGCTTCCATTGCTCGATGTGTAATCCTGCCTTGCCTCGTCTACTGTTAATCCTCTTTCTGGTACCATGGTGGCTGATGAAGTAGGAACGGATCCCGTTGTCGTAATTTGGTTTGTCAAAAAGCAAAATTCTTGCTGTGACACGGTGGAAGTCATCTCTTCAAGCATCTGAGATAAACCAGACGTATCAAGATCTCCTGAAGTGTTCATCATTGGCTCCAAAGCTCCCTAAATAAGTGAATTCCATAAGTCAAAAAAGTCTGAGCTGGAAACTATGAAAAAATCTAGAAAGAGAGGAAGCTGAATTGTAATGTAATACTCACAAGGTTCAGGCATCTGGAATGTGTTAGGTCAGCTTCTGAAATTAGATTGGTTATCTGATGAGTGAGATCAAGAACTTGTGGAGCTTCTACAGGTTCTGAATCCAAGTATGGCTTGAAATCAGCAAGATTGGAACAGATTTTTTCCCATGATTCTTGCACCGCAGATCTAGAGGTATCTAGCTTTGGTTTCTCAGCCGTCTTGTATGTCTTACCAAAATCCATACGGCTACATTCATCTGAAACTTGTTGCATCTTCTGGGCAGCCCCTACATATTCCTTGAAACAGTCTTCCATCACTGTCGCATCAGAAGATTCTGCAATGATCTCACTTGTATTCtttaaacaatcaaaaatCTGGAATCTGTCTATGTATATCTCTTTTGATGGGGGAGTCTGTACAACGTCCTCATTCATTGAAACCTCTACTCTTCCATCAAAATGTCCGCAAGATACTGCTCTTGGCGACAGCTCAGCTTCACCATCCATTAAAGTTTCTGGAACATATGAAGACTCTGGTACACATGATATTTCAACTGACTGGGACACCTCATTAATGTAAGAGAATTTTGATGTCTCATACTGATAACAAGCTGCCTCCAATATTTCTGCTCTAGAAGGATCAGCTAATGGGTTTGTTTCCTTTTGCATATCTGGCCAATATGAGGACAACGTACCATCTTCTTGGAAAATCAATCTGTCGTCCTTCTGATGTTGAGAAATGGAAACCCGTATGTCAGTCAGAGGCTCATCTTCTGAATCAGAGGACATCACAACATTGAGCTTCCGCCTTCTGTTTGgctgagagaaagagagtggtTGGTAGGAAGTGTTGCTAAGTTCACACGGAATCCTTAAGACGTCTTCTAATTCGTCATAATCTTCAAAAGTAGTGTTCTGCCTGAACATCGCTGCTTTCTTGGCTTGTATACTGTTCTTTCCTGTGCCACGCCTCCATAATCTATTAAGcattttttcgttttcaacCTCTTCAACAAATACTTCCACTGTGTTATTTCTTTCCTCTTCCATAGATAATACCTTAGCAATCTCATTCTCCACCAACTGAGATAATTGAGAAGGGAAATCCCGTGCAATTATCTTGGGAAGCAGCAAGTGGCCAGCTTCATGATCAAAGAGATCTTGATTACCTGTATTCTTCACCTTTCTGGCTGTGTATGGGAAATTAAACCATGAATAAATCAAATGTCTAAACCTtcataaaactgaaaatatcCACACCTAGTCattcactaatttttttttctcgtaCGTAGCAATTTACATCCAAAATACCTCTTTTCGGTTTACTCTGAAACCAAAACTGCAATTGCATAATTGCTTTCCGTATATCTCCACCACAAAACGTGGTCATTTCCTCTAGTGAACCATGATTAACTTTAACTTCCTCTGCTGCACAAAcctgtgaaacaaaaaatgttaaaagaatCCATTGAAATTTAAAGGTTACGCATCAGAATACTAACCAGAGAAAGGTGGTTAAACAGTTCTTCTTTTGATGGCAATGAAAAGTATATTTCTATCCTCTCTAAGTTGTCTGGTAACCCATGATTCTTGTCTGTAAATATGCATGTGATACAGATGCCATCAGCAGATTAATTAAGGTGAACtgcaaatgaaataaaaataatgtttttagcATGGACGAAAAGTACCATTGGCAGTCAATACCACAGGCCCTTTTGCTTTCACAGCAATCTGCTGGATAGCAGAAACGAGACCACGATCTTCAGCAAAGCAAATATCTACATCTTCGAAAAGAATTAAAGGCTTCAAGTTAGCTCCATCATTCTGGATATGTAATACGGGCATCACTTCAACTACATCCTCTACCCCATTGCCATCAGTACAGGAATTGAAAAGAGGGTCCAAGGacctgaaaaaacaaattatgtgAATACAAACGCTATTTTCAAGTTTGATAGTACCGACtgaaatggagaaaataacaaatccaAGCATTATTGTTGCAATTCTATGTACCTTGACAGGCTATATGACTTGAGAGCCTCCCCAAATTTCTGCCTAACTACTGTTCCACTTCGGCATTCTGATGTATTGGACTGTAGACAAAAATCAttagagacataagctattttGAAAGTAAACGTTTCCATGCCAGAAGAGGAAACTAGGTCTTTTAGATACATATAGCGGAAACAGTTCATACCTCTAGGATTTTAAATCCTTGTTCCTTGGCGCATGCATGAATGGCTGCAGATTTCCCACTCTGCAACACAGGCACAATTGTACTCATAAACATGAAACTCAGAAAGCATTGTAGACGTAAAAACTGACAGTTCATGGCAGAATATCTAATCACACACCCCAGCTGGACCAACAATTAAGAGAACATTCTTCTGGCTATCTTCAGCACCACTTTTTTCTGAGTCAGAGTCACTTTCAGAACAGTTGTAATCAGCATCTTGCGATTTATCTTCATCACTACTCAAAAAGTCTTTGTTTGGCTGAAACCCTCTCTCATACCATTGGCGCAGCCATTCATTCATTACCTTTACAGATTCAGTATTACCACATACCTGCAAGATACGTGGGTAAGAAAGTGTGAGAAATTTGTGTTTGGTAAGAAGATATAAACAGGCATATCTACTTTGAAAGCAGTATGCTCAAATTGTCTGACCTCCGAGGCACTTCTTGGCTGGTACTTATCTACCCATAATCGATTACAAGGTTGGCCACTGGAGTCATTACTGCATAGATTAGAAATTATAGATCAAGCATTctagaaagaacaaaaagtaTGCTCAACTTAAAACATGTGTGCTGCTACTGAtatcaaatacaaaatcacTACCTTTCTCGACATGACAGGTGTTGCATTTCATGAGAAATATTGGCTTCACCACCAGCATCATCAGACAAGTTAATTGCTTCATGAACTTCACAATCCTAAAAAGAATGATAGAAAATAACCCTTTATTATGAATGGTtccaacaaaccaaaaaataaagaccaaaagagaaagttttAGGTCATCACCGATTCTGCTCCATCTAAGAAGCCGAGGCACCCACGTTTCTCCTCCTGGTCTTCTATTAAGACTACCGAAGATGCCTCTGCAATACCTTCTGATTGACTAGTGCATTGTTCAGGCTCCTCATCATCGATGACACACACGTCAGGATGTGAAAGAGATGGCAATTCATTTAAATCAAACTCCTTGGGCCGAGGTTCAAGagagttaaattttatttgttgatcAGGACTCTCAGTAGTAGATGTTTGCTCATAGAAAGTCCAGTTCTTCCAATCAAGGGTGGTTGGATAATCATcctaagaagaagattttgctATTCAGATTCCTTTATTATTACAAACGATCGAAGAAGTTACCCTATATGTATTAGTCATACCTGAAACTTGTCAAATACATGGATAGGGCCAATGGTGACGATTTTATCTCTCCCTCGACCAAGACACGTACCATTCTCTGCTGCAACAgcttcttgatttcttttaccTCCTTTCCAAGTCGAGAAAAACGGATGTATTTGCTTCCCAGCAGACATCCGCGAATTTTCCTGATCAaatagaaagcaaaaaaaaaacaattttagatgagacaaaaaaaagtcacaCCAAGTTTTGCCAAAACATGCTTAATTAACTTACCTCAGCTCTTAACTTAGCTTCCAGGCGCAAATTGGGAACTGGAGGTGAAACATTGGCAGCAATCATCTGATCACCAGCAGCTACAATTCCGTTTTTAGTTGCACATTTCTTAGGAGTTGTTTTTCGAGGACTCTTTCCTTTAGCCACCtaaatcagagaaaaaaaaatagagagatcACTCTTACAAAATCTTCTCCAAAGTAGTTCCCCACCGTAATTTATAGACGAACACAAACCTTCTTGGTAGCTCCGTTCTTCGGAgttctctctttctgttttctcGTCTTCTTCCCTTGACTACGACCATCTCCTACTTCTCCTCCTTCATCGCACATCGGATCTCCATTAGAGTCAATTACATCCTCCGGTTTATGGGGGAGCAAAGACGACTGAACCAATTTCCGACGAACATTCCGCCGTGGAGTCTGATCCATTGCAATCACCGTCGCAATTGGAGGAAATCAGAGTTACGGTAGAATCTAGGGTTTATGTGTGAATTTGGGGATCTtggtaaaattaaattataacgTTAAGGTTAAAAGATGACATATGTCTGATGCTTCTTTTGAtgaaagatttgttttatagttAGGTGAGAATTTGGAGGgaagaagattcttttttCGCTATTTCCCGCTAAACTTTAAGGCCGTGTTTGTCTCCGTCTCTCTCGAAccgcttcttcttttttttttaatttttttgcagCTCTTTTTACACACATAAATTCTTTGCATTACCTCTCgggaaaaaaggaaagtggGCTTCTAAGTGGGCCTTAATTTCAGGCAATTAATTTACCGGATTACCCTTAAAGGCTTAAACCGATTCTGGTAGGGGGGGATAAATGTTGAGTGTTGACCGTTAAACCGTTGAATTATCCCACGTTGTACATATAACCGGTAGGCTCAAACCGAACGGAAATAAATAGGGGCAAATCCGTCATTGAACATTATGTTATCTCCTACCGTTGTCCTACCGTTGAACGGAAATAAACAGCTGTGAGCTATTTCGATAAAGATTGTAacttttcctctctctctctctctacttcGAACAGGAAGAAGATAGATTCTCTCAGTTCTTTCAAATCCATAAAAATATACCTGGAATCTTGTTTCTatacttcttctgtttctcatACTCTCCACTAATACTAACATTTTTCCAGAATTTTGTTAAACCCtacaaaaatttgaactttttaaaaccctagaaaattCCAAATTCGTAAAACCCTAGCCAAGTTCCTCTATTGCGTGAGGGGAACTCATCAGAACCCACGAATCGAAATGAAGAATCCAGAAAAACCCTTACttctgtttctaattttagCTTCAAGCTTAGCATCAATGGCGACTGCAAAATCCACAATAGAGCCTTGCTCCAGTAAAGACACTTGTAACTCATTGCTAGGCTACACTCTCTACACCGACCTCAAAGTCACAGAAGTCGCTTCTCTCTTCCAAGTAGACCCAGTTTCAATGCTTTTGTCTAACTCCATTGATATCTCTTACCCAGACGTCGAGAACCATGTCCTTCCCGCTAAGCTCTTCCTCAAGATCCCAATCACTTGCTCCTGTGTCGACGGAATCAGAAAATCCCTCTCGACTCATTACAAGACTCGTACTTCTGACACACTAGGATCGATTGCTGACTCTGTTTACGGTGGTCTGGTCTCTCCGGAGCAGATTCAGGTCGCGAATTCAGAGACTGACCTTTCGGTTCTCGATGTAGGTACAAAGCTTGTGATTCCATTGCCTTGCGCTTGCTTCAATGGTACCGATGAATCTCTTCCGGCGCTTTATCTATCTTACGTTGTGAGAGGAATCGACACTATGGCTGGAATCGCAAAGAGATTCTCGACCTCTGTTACTGATTTAACAAACGTGAATGCTATGGGAGCTCCTGATATCAATCCTGGTGATATCCTCGCTGTCCCATTGCTAGGTAAGATCCAAagtctctcttctttatttagtTAGAAGAGTtctaaagtttcaatctttgaaTAGAAATTTGCCAATTAAGCACAGATTATAACAGATTATTGAATGTTCTGTCTATTTGTATCAAAACTTCTCAGCTTGTAGTTCAAATTTCCCCAAATACGCTACGGATTACGGATTAATCATTCCAAATGGAAGCTATGCTCTCACTGCAGGCCACTGTGTACAATGCAGCTGTGTTCTCGGAAGCCGAAGGTATTAAGCGATTGAGTTTTGTTAGTCGAATTTTGGATGATTTGCTGATATTTAGCATTGGTGTGATGCAGTATGTATTGTGAGCCTGCTTCTATATCAGTCTCTTGTTCCAGTATGAGATGTAGAAACAGCAACTTCATGCTTGGTAACATTACTTCGCAGCAGAGTAGCTCCGGTTGTAAACTTACTACTTGTAGTTACAACGGTTTCGCTAGCGGCACTATCTTGACCACGTAATGAGTCTTTCCTTATCACATTTCCCCTGCTAATGAATTTAACAACCTATATAACCAATCTCCCTCCgtctctctttgtttgtttttcaggtTGTCCATGTCTCTTCAACCTCGATGCCCTGGTAAGTATACTGTCTCATGCGTTATGATAAAACACAATGAGTGAAATCTTGATCTCCAGCTGAAATGCAATTGGTAAAAACAATTTGCAGGACCGCAACAATTAGCACCGCTTATAGCCCCGCCTGATAATGTTCCAAAGGAACTGATGTATCTACCTTCACCTTCACCTTCGCCATCACCAGAGTTTGATGATATTGCTGGTGGAGGATCATCTATAGCCGCAGTCCCCGCGGCTTCACCTGGAGGAGCTACGGTTTCTTCAAGCAATTCAATCCCGGGTAATCCAGCTAATGGTCCAGGCGGAAGTATTTCTATAGCTTCTTGTCCATTGAGCTATTACTCATTCATTGCGTTACTCATCCCCATTGGTTcttgcttttttgttttctaagttTGAATGCAAGACAATCTCATGAACACTGCTAGTACTTTGGTTTGTCATTGTTAAATTTGTATTGAATGCCTGGCCGGTTGACGGTTTTTTCCGGTTTAAAATTGTCCGGTTCACAGTCTTGCAAGTCTGGGCAACCAAACCCAATTCAATCCAAGAAGAAGCCCAAATTAGTTTGGATAACGAAAAGCccatttaagtttttgattcttattgTATATAAACGATAATTTGTTCAAAGGGACAAAGGAAataagtagttttttttttctttaaaaaagaaattggttTAAAGAATATGTAGTTGAACCTAGAGCATCCTCTGCCATAATGATGGAAAACCAGTTATCTTCACTTGCCTAGAAATTTCTCCATAAAGCATGTATTTTATTCAGCGCacatatttaatttcaaaaaatctaaaaatctCGATTCTgcaaatttaattatttccaTCCTAAGcgaattattttattttatactactATACATTTCTTCAACCTAGAAAGACGCTCAATTTTGAACCTTCTACGAAATTCCTCAAGCCAAAGCCGTACCAACGTACCATTTCTTTATCCATGATAAAATTAATTGTATCTACACTGTATACACCTATCTatctacatatattatattcagaattaaaactaattatagATATCGTATGATAATATTTGTAATGGTAAGGCCATCTCTTTGTTCGGTTGTTGGGAAAGTACGGAGGAAGTACGGTGCCAGTGAAGCTGCCCATTATGGGAAACCGCTTCACCAAGATTATTGTCTTATTTTTGTGACTTTCGGGGTAAACTAAAACGTCTTCATTGCCAAAACCGTCTCGAGATGCTATTAGTTTCTTCATGCAAAAAAGGAATATTTTTGGGCTGGAAAGCTGACAAAAATGGCCTCTGTTTGACCTTTTTAAGGGTTTGCTTAGGACCAAAGTGTGAAATGTCTAAGCGAAGACATGTCTCATAAACCCTCAAGGCTTTGTGAGAAAGTCAAGGCTGTCCCCAAAAGAACATGCCATCTCTCATCAACTCCTTCGATCATGTGCTCTTGCGTGTCTTAAAGTtctatataagttttttgGCTTTTGCCGAAATACACATGCTtcttttgaaatcatcattttgCTTTAGTATCTATCTACAAATCTCCATATTCTCACATGCATGCACTTATATTATTGTGGTATTATCTTTTATAAGTATCGAGAGTCTTCTAAACCAGAAAATaatctaaattaatttttcattaCGCAGTGATTATACAAATTTATTGATAACATTAGATTGTagatatatttgaaatatacGAAATAATATCTTTAACAAACACCTTATAAGTACTTGTCGATAAGCGTCGATCTGATGGAGTACGTATATCCTTTTACTTGTATGATTGTTATATACATGCAGTTTGGAGAATTTAGACAATAGTCATGCATTTTTTACTATTAGGTTGTAGTATACAATTAAGAAAATCTAGCTGAGTAGCTTAGCTAGATTCGACGTGGAGAATCTCCTCAAAGTAATTCACAATATCAACTGTATCCTATCtctaaaaagagaaaaagggaaaGTTAACTTAAAGTAGGCTTAAGTATGATGTGTAATTGTGTATTGATATGCATCCATGTGATACAAACACACACGTGATTCCTTCAATCTCTAATCCCACGTAACTTTGTTTCGCCTTTCTTTTTCCTAAAAttattagaaacaaaagaaaaattaagtgGTTGTACTccataattttatcaaaatttgacCTAACCTACTACTGTATGTTTCTGTTTACACTTTACAGTTTGTTTTCTATGTGTGTTAAAAGTGTTGAAAACGTATgataatagaaagaaaaaatattgtcaTCGAGAactgaaataaaataagaaagaacGCGGTTTTGTGCCGCAGCGAGACAGAGTGGAAACAGCTGTTGTTGAAGTGATTAATTCACTCACTTCAGTCTTCACTATTTGGCTGCGCGTTTCCATTTTCATTAACTATTTTATATTCGCaaaaatatctatttatataaatatattaacattttagagtacaacacacatatatattaaaatgtttagacTTTTCATAaaagggtttaggtttattttagtttatcatttttgtttgtgagaCCTCACTAAGACCTCACATGCTACTTCGTGAAGTTGCCTCCCCTTGTCCCTCCATATCAGAATCCTATGTATTTTCTTCcctttctatattttatttctttattattttcattaattattcttctatttttagtgaaaacaaaagtttacgATTCAATATTTAGCctataatcaattttaaaagatgtatattataaaaataaactctACAATTTCTTAAACTGTGTTATATTTAGATGTCATATAGATTTGGATGAAaccattttaatttgataaagGTCAATCTGATTAAAGAATtaacttttgaaaataataatacgggaaacatatataatattatagtATAATAGCATTCTTATGCATGTTATCTTAGtgacttttttattttgtattagtGATTTTTTTACCATCCACCAATGAATTAACtcgtttaatatatatatattttttaaaaaacataaagaccAATGAGCAGGTTTGAAGGGTTCTTTTCCTCGAAAGATCGTAGGATTAATCAACACATTATATTCAAACGCAGCTGTAATTTGCAATTGCAGAAAGTGATAGCTATAAGtcatcaaaaacataaacttcattttcttttgacaaaaataatctCAACCTCAATACTAATCCTCAATTTTCCCATCAAGTAGCTTCCGTACAGCTAGCTGTACACTCatagatttttatattttaaatgttaattaattcaATGGTTACTTTCAAGTTTAGAccaatattaaatatttactttaaCCTTCATCCAAACGTCACAAACAACGTGTTGGAATGTTACTTCACTAAGTCGGCGTTCAAGTAGTGGAGAAGCTCGTAACGAGAATTTAGCTTTTTACATATCTCATAAATTAGTTTGAGATTCGTCTCCGTGCAATGATCTATCTTGGTACCAAAAGAAATTCTTACAATAATTAATGAAGATTAAGCTTACTAtacataagaaacaaaatctgacATATCCATTTGTGAGTATTCGGGTGAAAAATacttaataaagaaaacacCTGTCATGCACCAAAAACGTCATATTGATACACAAAAACGATACTATTTCATTtgaccaaaatttaaatttattaaataaaccATTATTGTCCCCCTCTATCACAATCCCCCCAAATCAAATCATGCTATATATAATCTCATTTCCTTGACATTATTTGTCATTCAGAATACTTTTATCTCATATTCCCAACACTTGTTCAAGCATATCTAAGTCAATAACAACATTACAACATAACATGGTGAAACAAGAACTCAAGATCCAAGTTACTacttcctcatcatcactctctcattcttcatcttcttcttcttcttcaacgtcGGCACTACGTCATCAATCTTGTAAGAACAAGATAAAGAAGTATAAAGGTGTGAGGATGCGAAGTTGGGGATCATGGGTTACTGAAATTAGGGCACCAAATCAAAAGACAAGAATCTGGTTAGGTTCTTACTCCACCGCAGAAGCAGCTGCTAGGGCTTACGACGCTGCTCTCTTGTGTCTTAAGGGACCTAAAGCTAATCTCAACTTCCCTAACATCACCACTACTTCTCCTTTTCTTATGAACATCGACGAAAAGACCCTTTTGTCCCCAAAATCAATCCAAAAGGTCGCCGCTCAAGCCGCTAACTCCTCTTctgaccattttacccctcCGTCCGATGAaaatgatcatgatcatgatgacGGACTCGATCACCATccatctgcttctt
This sequence is a window from Arabidopsis thaliana chromosome 1 sequence. Protein-coding genes within it:
- a CDS encoding Integrase-type DNA-binding superfamily protein (Integrase-type DNA-binding superfamily protein; FUNCTIONS IN: DNA binding, sequence-specific DNA binding transcription factor activity; INVOLVED IN: regulation of transcription, DNA-dependent; LOCATED IN: nucleus, chloroplast; EXPRESSED IN: 12 plant structures; EXPRESSED DURING: 8 growth stages; CONTAINS InterPro DOMAIN/s: DNA-binding, integrase-type (InterPro:IPR016177), Pathogenesis-related transcriptional factor/ERF, DNA-binding (InterPro:IPR001471); BEST Arabidopsis thaliana protein match is: Integrase-type DNA-binding superfamily protein (TAIR:AT1G21910.1); Has 5272 Blast hits to 5255 proteins in 230 species: Archae - 0; Bacteria - 2; Metazoa - 0; Fungi - 2; Plants - 5260; Viruses - 0; Other Eukaryotes - 8 (source: NCBI BLink).), with the translated sequence MVKQELKIQVTTSSSSLSHSSSSSSSSTSALRHQSCKNKIKKYKGVRMRSWGSWVTEIRAPNQKTRIWLGSYSTAEAAARAYDAALLCLKGPKANLNFPNITTTSPFLMNIDEKTLLSPKSIQKVAAQAANSSSDHFTPPSDENDHDHDDGLDHHPSASSSAASSPPDDDHHNDDDGDLVSLMESFVDYNEHVSLMDPSLYEFGHNEIFFTNGDPFDYSPQLHSSEATMDDFYDDVDIPLWSFS